One Epinephelus lanceolatus isolate andai-2023 chromosome 10, ASM4190304v1, whole genome shotgun sequence genomic region harbors:
- the rwdd1 gene encoding RWD domain-containing protein 1 isoform X1 — protein MTDYAEEQRNELEAIESIYPDSFTVLSDDPISFTITVTSDAGENDETVEATLKFTYVEKYPDEPPLWEIHSQENLEDRDVNDILTLLQHQAEENLGMVMIFTLVTAVQEKLNEIVDVMKNRREEEKRRKEAEAEEAEKVAFQGTVVTIENFLVWKAKFEQEMAELRRKKQKEEEQGGKAKLTGKQLFETDHNLDTSDIQFLEDAGNNVEVDESLFQDIEDLDLDEDDPDFDPLEMGSDED, from the exons ATGACAGACTACGCCGAAGAGCAAAGAAATGAACTTGAAGCGATAGAGTCCATTTACCCAGACTCTTTCACAG tgcttTCAGATGATCCCATCAGCTTCACTATCACAGTCACATCAGATGCTGGGGAAAATGATGAAA CTGTGGAAGCAACATTAAAGTTCACATATGTAGAGAAATATCCAGATGAGCCTCCGCTGTGGGAGATACACTCCCAGGAGAACCTGGAGGACAGAGATGTGAACGATATCCTTACCTTACTGCAGCATCAG GCAGAAGAAAACCTGGGCATGGTGATGATTTTCACGCTGGTGACAGCTGTTCAGGAGAAACTCAATGAAATTGTGGATGTGATGAAAAACAGacgagaggaggagaaacggcGGAAAGAGGCAGAGGCCGAGGAAGCAGAGAAG gtGGCTTTCCAGGGTACAGTGGTAACCATTGAAAACTTCCTGGTGTGGAAAGCAAAGTTTGAGCAGGAGATGGCTGAGCTGAGGAGGAAAAAGCAGAAagaagaggagcagggaggaaaaGCCAAGCTCACTG GTAAACAGCTGTTTGAGACAGACCACAATCTAGACACATCTGACATTCAGTTTCTTGAAGACG CTGGAAACAATGTTGAAGTGGATGAGTCACTGTTTCAGGACATTGAGGATTTGGACTTGGATGAGGATGACCCAGATTTTGACCCTTTAGAGATGGGAAGTGATGAAGACTAA
- the rwdd1 gene encoding RWD domain-containing protein 1 isoform X2, with the protein MTDYAEEQRNELEAIESIYPDSFTVLSDDPISFTITVTSDAGENDETVEATLKFTYVEKYPDEPPLWEIHSQENLEDRDVNDILTLLQHQAEENLGMVMIFTLVTAVQEKLNEIVDVMKNRREEEKRRKEAEAEEAEKVAFQGTVVTIENFLVWKAKFEQEMAELRRKKQKEEEQGGKAKLTEMLSVPHQVNSCLRQTTI; encoded by the exons ATGACAGACTACGCCGAAGAGCAAAGAAATGAACTTGAAGCGATAGAGTCCATTTACCCAGACTCTTTCACAG tgcttTCAGATGATCCCATCAGCTTCACTATCACAGTCACATCAGATGCTGGGGAAAATGATGAAA CTGTGGAAGCAACATTAAAGTTCACATATGTAGAGAAATATCCAGATGAGCCTCCGCTGTGGGAGATACACTCCCAGGAGAACCTGGAGGACAGAGATGTGAACGATATCCTTACCTTACTGCAGCATCAG GCAGAAGAAAACCTGGGCATGGTGATGATTTTCACGCTGGTGACAGCTGTTCAGGAGAAACTCAATGAAATTGTGGATGTGATGAAAAACAGacgagaggaggagaaacggcGGAAAGAGGCAGAGGCCGAGGAAGCAGAGAAG gtGGCTTTCCAGGGTACAGTGGTAACCATTGAAAACTTCCTGGTGTGGAAAGCAAAGTTTGAGCAGGAGATGGCTGAGCTGAGGAGGAAAAAGCAGAAagaagaggagcagggaggaaaaGCCAAGCTCACTG aaatgttGTCTGTTCCACACCAGGTAAACAGCTGTTTGAGACAGACCACAATCTAG